The following coding sequences lie in one Steroidobacter denitrificans genomic window:
- the der gene encoding ribosome biogenesis GTPase Der — protein MLPVIALVGRPNVGKSTLFNLLTGTRDALVADQPGLTRDRQYGYGKLGAIPYLVVDTGGLVDDAQGVEQLMARQTLRAIEDADRVLFLVDARAGSTPSDHHIARNLRRLGKQVIVVANKAEGLDATSAAAEFYPLGLGDPQPISAVRGDGVRALMERALEDVQATMPADAAGPDDIRVAVIGRPNVGKSTLINRLLGEDRLIAFDQPGTTRDAVHVPFERDGHRYLLIDTAGVRRRARVEEAVEKFSIVKALQAVDTANVVIGVIDAHDTVAEQDASLFGLVAERGRALVIAVNKWDGIPADKRDEIRAGLDLRLPFLDFAPIHFISALHGTGVGELMRAVHRAYEASMREMPTPELTRVLESAVQQHQPPLVRGRRIKLRYAHQGGRNPPIIVVHGNQVQHVPDAYRRYLSNVFRRNFNLEGTPVRVEFRSDENPFKGKRNPLTPRQARSRRRLLRRVKR, from the coding sequence ATGTTGCCCGTCATCGCACTCGTCGGTCGCCCCAATGTCGGCAAGTCGACGCTGTTCAACCTGTTGACCGGCACGCGTGACGCCCTGGTGGCGGATCAGCCCGGGCTGACGCGCGATCGCCAGTACGGTTACGGCAAGCTAGGCGCCATTCCCTACCTGGTGGTCGATACCGGTGGACTGGTCGATGATGCGCAGGGCGTGGAACAACTGATGGCGCGCCAGACCCTGCGCGCGATCGAGGATGCCGACCGGGTCTTGTTCCTGGTCGACGCGCGAGCGGGCAGTACGCCTTCCGATCACCATATCGCACGCAACTTGCGGCGGCTGGGTAAGCAGGTCATCGTCGTAGCGAACAAGGCCGAAGGTCTCGATGCTACGAGTGCTGCCGCGGAGTTCTACCCGCTGGGATTGGGTGATCCGCAACCGATTTCCGCGGTCCGCGGCGATGGGGTACGCGCGCTGATGGAGCGTGCGCTGGAGGACGTGCAGGCCACGATGCCGGCGGATGCTGCGGGACCGGACGATATCCGCGTCGCAGTGATCGGACGGCCGAATGTCGGCAAATCCACCTTGATCAATCGGCTGCTGGGCGAGGATCGCCTGATCGCATTCGATCAGCCCGGTACGACCCGGGATGCAGTCCACGTGCCGTTCGAGCGTGACGGACATCGCTATCTGCTGATCGATACCGCCGGCGTGCGCCGGCGCGCGCGCGTGGAAGAGGCGGTGGAGAAGTTCAGCATCGTCAAGGCGCTGCAGGCGGTGGATACCGCGAACGTGGTCATCGGGGTGATCGATGCGCACGACACGGTGGCGGAGCAGGATGCGAGCTTGTTCGGGCTGGTGGCCGAACGCGGCCGGGCGCTGGTGATTGCAGTCAACAAGTGGGACGGCATCCCCGCCGACAAACGCGATGAGATTCGCGCGGGGTTGGACCTGCGCCTGCCGTTCCTGGATTTCGCTCCCATTCATTTCATTTCAGCTCTGCATGGCACCGGCGTCGGGGAGTTGATGCGGGCCGTTCATCGTGCCTACGAGGCATCGATGCGCGAGATGCCGACACCGGAATTAACGCGTGTACTGGAGAGCGCGGTCCAGCAGCATCAACCGCCGCTGGTGCGCGGTCGGCGCATCAAATTGCGCTACGCTCATCAGGGTGGGCGCAATCCGCCGATCATCGTCGTTCATGGCAACCAGGTACAGCATGTGCCGGATGCGTATCGGCGCTATTTGAGCAATGTGTTCCGCAGGAACTTCAACCTGGAAGGCACGCCGGTGCGGGTGGAGTTCCGCTCCGATGAAAATCCGTTCAAGGGCAAGCGTAACCCGCTCACGCCCCGGCAGGCGCGCTCGCGCCGGCGGCTGTTGCGGCGGGTGAAGCGGTAG
- the metX gene encoding homoserine O-acetyltransferase MetX has translation MNAARKILKLDRPFEMHRGGTLQGVEIAYETWGDPAHRGDNAILIFTGLTPSAHAASSESDPSPGWWEDMIGPGRPIDTRRFFVICVNSLGSPFGSTSPVSINPATGRAYRLTFPVLTVEDIAHAGHEVVVSLGIEKLLAVVGPSLGGMTVLAYCALFPGAARSVVSISAAARSLPFAIALRSLQREIIRRDSAWREGDYAADAIPVEGMRLARKLGMITYRSAKEWGLRFGRERADLQRRPGDPFGIDFEVESYLENHAEKFTGQYDPNCYLYISRAMDLFDLADHGGSVNEALRRFTVERALVIGVETDLLFPIEQQQELAEGLAAGGREVTFVRLPSLQGHDSFLVDMDRFRPVIAEFLGSM, from the coding sequence ATGAATGCGGCGAGAAAAATTCTAAAACTGGATCGGCCGTTCGAGATGCATCGCGGCGGGACCTTGCAGGGTGTCGAGATCGCCTACGAAACCTGGGGCGACCCGGCGCACCGCGGCGACAACGCGATCCTGATTTTCACCGGTTTGACGCCCTCCGCGCATGCCGCCTCCTCGGAGTCGGATCCATCACCGGGCTGGTGGGAGGACATGATCGGACCGGGTCGGCCGATCGATACACGCCGTTTTTTCGTGATCTGTGTGAACTCGCTGGGTAGTCCTTTTGGATCGACCTCGCCGGTGTCCATCAATCCGGCCACGGGCCGAGCTTACCGGTTAACCTTCCCGGTGTTGACCGTGGAGGATATTGCGCACGCAGGACACGAGGTCGTCGTCTCGCTGGGCATCGAGAAGCTGCTGGCGGTTGTGGGCCCCTCGCTGGGCGGTATGACGGTACTGGCCTATTGCGCCTTGTTTCCGGGGGCGGCGCGCAGCGTCGTGTCGATCTCCGCGGCCGCGCGTTCCTTGCCGTTTGCGATCGCACTGCGTTCGCTGCAGCGTGAAATCATCCGGCGCGATTCGGCCTGGCGTGAAGGCGACTATGCCGCGGATGCGATTCCGGTGGAGGGCATGCGCCTGGCGCGCAAGCTGGGCATGATCACCTATCGATCGGCAAAGGAATGGGGGCTGCGCTTCGGACGCGAGCGCGCGGATCTGCAGCGCCGGCCGGGAGATCCCTTCGGCATCGATTTCGAGGTGGAGTCCTATCTGGAGAATCATGCGGAAAAGTTCACCGGCCAATATGATCCGAACTGTTATTTGTATATTTCGCGCGCCATGGATCTGTTCGACCTCGCCGATCACGGCGGCTCGGTGAACGAGGCGCTCAGGCGCTTCACGGTAGAGCGTGCACTGGTGATCGGTGTGGAGACCGATCTGTTGTTTCCGATCGAACAGCAGCAGGAGCTGGCGGAGGGGCTGGCTGCCGGAGGTCGGGAGGTGACGTTCGTGCGGCTGCCCTCGTTGCAGGGGCATGATTCATTCCTGGTCGATATGGACCGGTTCCGGCCGGTGATCGCAGAGTTCTTGGGTTCCATGTGA
- the bioA gene encoding adenosylmethionine--8-amino-7-oxononanoate transaminase: MQNEIRIGSDAGAAAWIERDMAVVWHGFTQMECYGRNAPLIVERAEGRELIDVDGRRYLDAISSLWVTTLGHRVPELDAALRDQIDRVAHSTLLGNGNRVVIELAEALAQVVPMDQPHFLFAADGASAVEQSLKIAFQYWRNIGHGQGRDTYLAFGEAYHGDTVGGLSVGGGGFGTEVFQPLRFPVLRAPSFARKDALREAARMVETHAQRLAAVIVEPMVQGAAGMLIAPAGDFLQLQQACERTGVLLICDEVATGFGRTGSLFAAEQCGLRPDLMCLGKGITGGYLPMSASVANRRVYEAFLGPDLSERTFYHGHSYGGNALAAAVALRHLSLLKQWNVLDNVRARSAQLEASLRASERLRAAARDIRVAGLMCAIELAGDDAQRRLARRTCAAMVRRGVLARSLGSNVILVPPLTVTAAEIERIVATLAAALGDVLDEVAVLDEAGA; this comes from the coding sequence ATGCAGAACGAGATTCGAATCGGCAGCGATGCCGGCGCCGCTGCCTGGATCGAGCGCGACATGGCGGTCGTATGGCACGGCTTCACCCAGATGGAGTGCTATGGGCGCAACGCGCCGCTGATCGTCGAACGGGCCGAGGGGCGCGAGCTGATCGATGTGGATGGCCGGCGCTACCTGGATGCGATTTCCTCGCTGTGGGTGACGACCCTGGGCCATCGGGTACCGGAACTGGATGCCGCATTACGCGACCAGATCGATCGAGTGGCGCATTCCACCTTGCTGGGTAACGGTAACCGGGTGGTGATCGAACTGGCCGAGGCGCTGGCGCAGGTCGTGCCGATGGACCAGCCGCATTTCCTGTTTGCTGCCGACGGCGCCTCGGCAGTGGAACAATCGTTGAAGATCGCCTTCCAGTACTGGCGCAACATCGGGCACGGGCAGGGACGCGATACCTATCTGGCCTTCGGGGAGGCCTATCATGGCGATACCGTAGGTGGCTTGTCCGTGGGTGGCGGCGGCTTCGGCACCGAGGTTTTCCAGCCATTGCGTTTTCCGGTACTGCGAGCGCCGTCGTTCGCGCGGAAGGATGCGCTGCGCGAGGCGGCGCGGATGGTGGAGACGCATGCACAGCGTCTGGCGGCCGTGATCGTCGAGCCGATGGTACAGGGTGCGGCGGGCATGCTGATCGCCCCGGCAGGGGATTTTCTGCAGTTGCAGCAGGCCTGCGAACGCACCGGCGTGTTGCTGATCTGCGATGAGGTGGCAACGGGCTTCGGGCGTACCGGCAGCTTGTTCGCCGCGGAACAATGCGGCCTGCGTCCGGATCTGATGTGCCTGGGCAAGGGGATCACCGGCGGTTATCTGCCGATGTCGGCCAGTGTGGCCAATCGGCGGGTGTACGAGGCGTTCCTGGGACCGGATCTGAGCGAACGCACTTTCTATCATGGTCATTCCTATGGGGGTAATGCCCTGGCTGCGGCGGTGGCCCTGCGGCATTTGTCGTTGCTCAAGCAATGGAATGTACTCGACAATGTGCGGGCGCGTTCGGCGCAGCTGGAGGCCAGCCTGCGCGCCAGCGAGCGATTGCGCGCTGCCGCCCGGGACATTCGTGTCGCCGGGCTGATGTGCGCGATCGAGCTGGCCGGTGACGACGCACAGCGGCGCCTGGCGCGGCGAACCTGTGCGGCAATGGTGCGCCGGGGCGTGCTGGCGCGCTCGTTGGGCAGCAATGTGATTCTGGTGCCGCCGCTGACGGTCACTGCCGCTGAGATCGAGCGCATCGTGGCTACCTTGGCGGCGGCGCTGGGCGATGTATTGGATGAAGTCGCGGTGCTCGACGAGGCCGGCGCATGA
- a CDS encoding aminotransferase class I/II-fold pyridoxal phosphate-dependent enzyme, producing MDSPRRFSHWAQGELEEIRAADRWRATVAFDGESVAGRVGARDMISFASNDYLGLSSHTRVRAAAIEAVERLGGGSSASRLITGTRSLHHELEAALAQWKGTPRALLFSTGYAANLGVLQVFGAADVTIFSDELNHASIIDGCRLSRARARVFRHNDMAHLRQLLETTPGRRIVVTEAVFSMDGDAAPLQALGELCALHGALLIVDEAHSVLGPEWPLNCTDLEYLRLGTLSKTLGSLGGWVAGSADMIDLLVNRARTFIFTTAPTPANTAAALAALSVYRSEEGAALRARLRSLIDLLRPGHPSAILPYILGENARAIDAARQLFGLGVYVPAIRPPTVPVGTARLRVALSAAHTQEMVLRLRDALTQLGAG from the coding sequence ATGGACTCGCCCAGGCGGTTTTCACACTGGGCCCAGGGAGAGCTCGAGGAGATTCGAGCCGCCGATCGCTGGCGGGCCACCGTGGCATTCGACGGTGAGAGCGTCGCGGGCCGGGTCGGCGCGCGCGATATGATCAGCTTCGCCTCCAACGATTATCTGGGGCTGTCATCGCACACCAGGGTGCGTGCGGCGGCGATCGAGGCGGTCGAACGGCTGGGAGGCGGTTCGAGCGCTTCGCGCCTGATCACCGGGACCCGCTCCCTGCATCATGAACTGGAAGCGGCGCTGGCGCAGTGGAAGGGCACACCGCGAGCATTGCTTTTTTCCACCGGCTACGCGGCGAACCTGGGGGTGCTGCAAGTGTTCGGTGCGGCGGATGTCACGATCTTCAGCGATGAGCTGAATCATGCATCCATCATCGATGGCTGCCGCCTGTCGCGCGCACGCGCGCGGGTGTTCCGGCACAACGATATGGCGCATCTGCGCCAGTTGCTGGAGACGACGCCGGGACGCAGGATCGTCGTCACCGAGGCGGTGTTCTCGATGGATGGGGATGCTGCTCCGCTACAGGCGCTGGGCGAATTGTGCGCCTTGCATGGCGCCTTGCTGATCGTGGACGAGGCGCACAGCGTGCTGGGCCCCGAGTGGCCGCTGAACTGCACGGATCTGGAATATCTACGCCTGGGCACCTTGTCCAAGACCCTGGGTTCCTTGGGCGGCTGGGTGGCGGGTTCCGCCGACATGATCGACCTGCTGGTGAACCGGGCGCGTACCTTCATTTTCACGACCGCGCCGACGCCAGCCAACACGGCCGCCGCGCTGGCGGCATTATCGGTGTATCGCAGCGAAGAAGGCGCCGCGCTGCGCGCGCGCCTGCGCAGCCTGATCGACTTGCTGCGTCCGGGCCACCCATCCGCAATCCTGCCGTACATCCTGGGCGAGAATGCCCGGGCGATCGATGCAGCCCGGCAGCTGTTCGGTCTTGGTGTGTATGTCCCGGCGATTCGTCCGCCGACGGTGCCGGTAGGTACGGCGCGTCTGCGGGTGGCCTTGTCGGCGGCTCACACCCAGGAGATGGTATTGCGCTTGCGTGATGCGCTGACCCAGCTGGGAGCCGGATGA
- the bioD gene encoding ATP-dependent dethiobiotin synthetase BioD — MMRPRWLLVVAGTGTEVGKTWAACRVLEQARWRGRCVAVRKPAQSYREGEGLTDAQQLGAASGEAPQRVCPPHRGYPLAMAPPMAADALGRSPLWLDELMSELVWPAGVDLGVVETAGGLYSPITHDADNVRLIERLAPDAVLLVADAGLGTLNAVRSSLPALEGQHVEVFLNRFDAAQELHRRNRDWLLREGIRVTTDVEILAEMAAPGLIPSSPG, encoded by the coding sequence ATGATGCGACCCCGCTGGCTGCTGGTCGTGGCCGGTACGGGCACGGAGGTCGGCAAGACCTGGGCGGCCTGCCGAGTGCTGGAGCAGGCGCGCTGGCGAGGTCGGTGCGTGGCGGTGCGCAAGCCGGCGCAGTCCTACCGGGAGGGCGAGGGACTGACGGATGCGCAACAGCTGGGCGCGGCCTCGGGCGAGGCGCCGCAGCGGGTATGCCCGCCGCATCGCGGGTATCCGCTGGCGATGGCGCCGCCCATGGCGGCGGATGCCCTGGGTCGTTCGCCGCTGTGGCTCGATGAGCTGATGTCGGAGCTGGTGTGGCCGGCAGGCGTCGACCTGGGAGTGGTGGAAACCGCCGGAGGGCTGTATTCGCCGATCACGCACGATGCGGACAATGTGCGTCTGATCGAACGCCTGGCACCCGATGCAGTGCTGTTGGTCGCCGATGCCGGCCTGGGGACGTTGAACGCCGTTCGCTCGTCCTTGCCGGCCTTGGAGGGGCAACACGTCGAGGTCTTCCTGAACCGTTTCGATGCGGCTCAGGAACTGCATCGTCGCAACCGGGACTGGCTGCTGCGCGAGGGCATCCGCGTGACGACGGATGTCGAGATCTTGGCAGAGATGGCGGCACCCGGCCTGATTCCATCCAGTCCGGGCTGA
- a CDS encoding M23 family metallopeptidase: MTSLMAACLLLASLLFAWTHAVCAQEAAPWLPRESRVPGGIALVPLPARIAAAGHRAGTSIVAPVASFDGRRTAIIAQGDRWLAVVGIPLSAKPGEHRLELRTAQGPASVAFRVGDKQYRTQHLTLQNQRQVNPNPEDLVRIRKETERSDAALSLFSIDGAPALRLDAPVKGQRSDSYGSRRVFNGQPRNPHSGMDIAAPRGTPIHSPAPGRVVESGNFFFNGNTLYIDHGHGLVTMYCHLDTMHVGLGDRVERGQVIGTVGATGRVTGPHLHWGVALNRAMVDPALFLMDAGS; the protein is encoded by the coding sequence ATGACGTCGCTCATGGCCGCGTGCCTGTTGCTGGCGAGCCTTCTGTTCGCCTGGACGCACGCCGTCTGCGCTCAAGAGGCCGCGCCCTGGCTGCCCCGTGAAAGCCGCGTGCCTGGCGGGATCGCGCTGGTGCCGCTTCCAGCGCGGATCGCCGCAGCAGGGCATCGTGCCGGAACGAGCATCGTCGCGCCGGTGGCAAGCTTCGATGGCCGCCGCACCGCCATCATCGCGCAGGGCGATCGCTGGCTTGCCGTCGTGGGCATTCCGCTCAGCGCCAAACCCGGCGAACACAGGCTTGAACTGCGTACCGCGCAGGGTCCGGCGAGCGTAGCCTTCCGGGTCGGCGACAAGCAATACCGCACCCAGCACCTGACGCTGCAGAACCAGCGCCAGGTAAACCCCAACCCGGAGGATCTCGTGCGCATCCGCAAGGAGACCGAACGCTCGGATGCTGCATTGTCCCTGTTCAGCATCGACGGCGCGCCGGCGCTGCGTCTGGATGCGCCGGTGAAGGGGCAGCGTTCGGACTCCTACGGCTCGCGCCGGGTCTTCAACGGCCAGCCCCGCAATCCGCATTCAGGCATGGATATCGCCGCCCCCCGGGGCACGCCGATCCATTCGCCCGCGCCCGGCAGGGTGGTGGAATCCGGCAATTTCTTTTTCAACGGCAATACGCTGTACATCGATCATGGCCATGGCCTGGTCACGATGTACTGCCATCTGGATACGATGCACGTTGGGCTTGGCGACCGGGTGGAGCGCGGTCAGGTGATCGGCACGGTCGGCGCCACGGGCCGTGTCACCGGTCCGCATCTGCACTGGGGCGTGGCCTTGAATCGAGCCATGGTGGATCCGGCATTGTTCCTGATGGACGCCGGTTCATAA